A genome region from Corvus hawaiiensis isolate bCorHaw1 chromosome 4, bCorHaw1.pri.cur, whole genome shotgun sequence includes the following:
- the PMCH gene encoding pro-MCH isoform X2, with amino-acid sequence MCITSYILILSLLSLFSQGLLLSVSKSLQEVEDEDMLLAALNLGKTLRNGDKTMNRGVIPLLKHYKTEDSTVFNEKNAGNTKFLDRGSRHDFFNHVMPINLGRKQLPYPALKGAMAFPADTEIQNIQSTQERETTDEENSAKFPIGRRDFDILRCMLGRVYRPCWQV; translated from the exons ATGTGCATCACATCATACATCCtaattctctctcttctctctcttttttctcaaGGTCTTCTACTCTCTGTTTCAAAATCTCTGCAAGAAGTAGAAGATGAAGATATGTTGCTAGCAGCATTAAATCTAGGAAAAACTCTACGAAATGGAGATAAAACTATGAACAGGGGAGTGATACCTTTGCTGAAGCACTACAAGACTGAAGACAGCACTGTTTTCAATGAAAAGAATGCTGGAAACACGAAGTTTTTG GACAGAGGTTCCAGACATGATTTCTTCAACCATGTTATGCCAATCAACTTAGGTAGAAAACAACTACCTTATCCTGCACTGAAGGGAGCCATGGCTTTTCCAGCTGACactgaaattcaaaatattcagtCAACACAGGAAAGAGAGAccacagatgaagaaaattcaGCTAAATTCCCTATAGGAAGAAGAGATTTTGaca tCCTCAGGTGTATGCTGGGAAGAGTCTATCGACCTTGTTGGCAAGTGTGA
- the PMCH gene encoding pro-MCH isoform X1: MCITSYILILSLLSLFSQGLLLSVSKSLQEVEDEDMLLAALNLGKTLRNGDKTMNRGVIPLLKHYKTEDSTVFNEKNAGNTKFLDRGSRHDFFNHVMPINLGRKQLPYPALKGAMAFPADTEIQNIQSTQERETTDEENSAKFPIGRRDFDSKYILFLHKRLFHSGKLQCNVNIAI; the protein is encoded by the exons ATGTGCATCACATCATACATCCtaattctctctcttctctctcttttttctcaaGGTCTTCTACTCTCTGTTTCAAAATCTCTGCAAGAAGTAGAAGATGAAGATATGTTGCTAGCAGCATTAAATCTAGGAAAAACTCTACGAAATGGAGATAAAACTATGAACAGGGGAGTGATACCTTTGCTGAAGCACTACAAGACTGAAGACAGCACTGTTTTCAATGAAAAGAATGCTGGAAACACGAAGTTTTTG GACAGAGGTTCCAGACATGATTTCTTCAACCATGTTATGCCAATCAACTTAGGTAGAAAACAACTACCTTATCCTGCACTGAAGGGAGCCATGGCTTTTCCAGCTGACactgaaattcaaaatattcagtCAACACAGGAAAGAGAGAccacagatgaagaaaattcaGCTAAATTCCCTATAGGAAGAAGAGATTTTGacagtaaatatattttatttttacacaaaAGATTATTTCATTCTGGTAAATTACAGTGCAATGTCAATATAGCAATTTGA